One part of the Eptesicus fuscus isolate TK198812 chromosome 20, DD_ASM_mEF_20220401, whole genome shotgun sequence genome encodes these proteins:
- the CCDC47 gene encoding PAT complex subunit CCDC47 → MKVFPAFCVVLLVFGSVSEAKFDDFEDEEDIVEYDDNDFAEFEDVTEDSVTESPQRVITTEDDEDETTVELEGQDENQEGDFEDADTQEGDTEGEPYDDEEFEGYEDKPDTSSSKNKDPITIVDVPAHLQNSWESYYLEILMVTGLLAYIMNYIIGKNKNSRLAQAWFNSHRELLESNFTLVGDDGTNKEATSTGKLNQENEHIYNLWCSGRVCCEGMLIQLRFLKRQDLLNVLARMMRPASDQVQIKVTMNDEDMDTYVFAIGTRKALVRLQKEMQDLSEFCSDKPKSGAKYGLPDSLAILSEMGEVTEGMMDTKMVHFLTHYADKIESVHFSDQFSGPKIMQEEGQPLKLPETKRTLLFTFNVPGSGNTYPKDMEALLPLMNMVIYSIDKAKKFRLNREGKQKADKNRARVEEKFLKLTHVQRQEAAQSRREEKKRAEKERIMNEEDPEKQRRLEEAALRREQKKLEKKQMKMKQIKVKAM, encoded by the exons ATGAAAGTCTTCCCTGCTTTCTGTGTTGTCCTTTTGGTGTTTGGAAGTGTCTCTGAAGCTAAGTTTGATGATTTTGAGGATGAGGAAGACATAGTAGAATATGATGATAATGATTTTGCTGAATTTGAAGATGTCACAGAAGATTCTGTTACTGAATCTCCTCAACGGGTGATTACCACTGAAGATGATGAAGACGAGACCACTGTAGAGTTAGAAGGGCAGGATGAAAACCAAGAAGGAGATTTTGAAGATGCAGATACCCAG GAGGGAGATACCGAGGGTGAGCCATATGATGATGAAGAATTTGAAGGTTATGAAGACAAACCAGATACTTCTTCTAGCAAAAATAAAGACCCAATAACAATTGTTGAT gttcctgcacacctccaaaaCAGTTGGGAGagttattatttagaaattttGATGGTGACTGGTCTGCTCGCCTACATCATGAACTATATCATTGGGAAGAATAAAAACAGTCGCCTTGCTCAGGCCTGGTTTAACTCTCATAGAGAGCTTTTGGAGAGTAACTTTACCTTAGTAG GGGATGATGGAACAAACAAAGAAGCCACAAGTACAGGAAAGCTGAACCAGGAGAATGAGCATATCTACAACCTGTGGTGTTCTGGTCGAGTGTGCTGTGAGGGGATGCTTATCCAGCTCAGG ttcctcAAGAGACAGGACTTACTGAACGTCCTGGCCCGTATGATGAGGCCAGCAAGTGATCAAGTG caAATAAAAGTAACCATGAATGATGAAGACATGGATACCTATGTGTTTGCTATTGGTACTCGGAAAGCCCTGGTACGACTGCAGAAAGAGATGCAGGATCTG AGTGAGTTTTGTAGTGACAAACCTAAGTCTGGAGCAAAGTATGGACTGCCAGACTCCTTGGCCATCCTGTCAGAGATGGGAGAAGTCACAGAGGGAATGATGGATACAAAG ATGGTCCACTTTCTTACACACTACGCTGACAAGATTGAATCCGTTCATTTTTCAGACCAGTTCTCGGGTCCAAAAATTATGCAAGA GGAAGGTCAGCCTTTAAAGCTACCTGAAACTAAGAGGACACTACTGTTTACATTTAATG TGCCTGGTTCAGGTAACACTTACCCAAAGGATATggaagctttgctacccctgatGAACATGGTGATTTACTCTATTGACAAAGCCAAAAAGTTCCGACTCAACAGAGAA GGCAAACAAAAAGCAGATAAGAACCGAGCTAGAGTGGAAGAGAAATTCTTGAAGCTGACGCATGTGCAAAGACAGGAAGCTGCACAGTCTCGGCgtgaggagaagaaaagagcagAGAAGGAGCGGATCATGAATGAGGAAGATCCTGAGAAACAGCGCAGGCTCGAG gAAGCTGCCTTGAGACGTGAGCaaaagaaattggaaaagaagcaaatgaaaatgaaacaaatcaagGTGAAAGCCATGTAA